The segment CGCCATGCGCATGGCGACCCTTATCGATCATGTCGGCCACATTCACGAGGTCGTCGCCGAGGAAGAGGTGCTCAGGGTTGACGCACGGAGGGTTGTCGCAGCGGTGGCAGACGTGCAACTCGTCTGGCACGCGCTCTCCGAGCGCCATGTCCATCGCTACGCGGTGCGCCCCGCGATTGCCGAATGATTTGCTCTGGATGATCCCATATTGGTACTGACTGCGGTGCCCGTCCCATTCGATGCACCCCGTCGACGTGACGCACTTCGGGGTGACTGCAAAAATCTCAGCATGGGTCAATCCAGCCCTACCGCGGGTGCGGGGTCCAAACTCGATGTCGCCAACGTTGCGCGCGCGGTCGTAGTGCTTGGTACAGAGCCCGCGGGCAATCGTGGGCCGCTCGCAGCCATCTTGTTTACAGGTAGTGTCGGTCACGTTCACTCCTTGTTCGAGTGGGCCATGCCCCCGGCCTGTTCGAGCAGGTGCGGGGGTACAGATTCGTTCAGGCCCAGAGTAGCGGCGACCGCCGACAGCGCGGCGCGGGCCATTTCAGTATTCACGTGCATGTAGCCGCGGCTCGTCACGATCGAGGAGTGGCCCATGATCGCCTTGATGACTTCCGGGTCTATTCCAGCTTGCATCAATAGCGTCGCCGCCGTGTGGCGGGCCTCGTGCAGGGTGTAGGGGCGGCCTGCGGGGTGGATGACGCCGGCGGTTGCTTGTAGGCCGTGCCATGCCTGGGTGTTGGTTTTGTCGCGCATGGGTCGTTGGCCGTTCTCGGTCCACACCAGGTTCCACGGGTTGGCGGGGGCGACCTGCTCCCATTCGGCGAGCGCCGCGCGCATCCACGGCACGAGGGGGACGATCCGCTGCCCGCTGGTGGTCTTAGGGCGCACGAGGTGGGTCGCGCCGGTCAGGTGCCGCACTTCGTACCCGTCGGGGACTTGGAAGGTGCCGGCGGAGCGGTCGGCGTACGTCAGGGCCTGTAGCTGCCAAGAGATGTCGATCAGGCCACGGTCGAGGTCCACGGCGTCCCAGGTGAGTCCGTAGATCTCTCCCTTGCGCATGCCCTGCAGGAGCGCCGCGACCCAGCGGGCTGCGTCGGGTCCGGTCCGCGCAGCTTCGAGGAGACGCAGTGCGTCCTCCAGGGGGATCGCGTCGCGGTCTGAGACGGCTTTGGTGGGACGGCGTACGGCGAACACGTTCTCGGGTACGGTGTGCCCTTCGGCTTTGGCGGCTTTGAGCATGGTGGTCAGCACGGCGTGGGTGCGTAGCGCTGTGCTGGTGGAGTTGCCGTCGCGCAGGGCGGAGCGGTGGACTGCTCGCACGTCTGTCGGTAGCAGGGCGCCGAGTTGTTTGCCGCCGATGGTGGTGATGATGTGCTGGTGGACGGCGGATGACGCGGCCCGGTAGGTGGCTGGTCGGACATGTTTGGCGTAGGCGGCGAGCCATTGCTCGGACCATCGTTTGACGGTGGTGCGTCCGGTGATCGCTGGGACGCCGTTCGCGGCGACCTCGCGTAGCTTCTTGGACAGTGCGGTCTGTGCCGCTTTCTTGGTGGGGTAGCCGCCTTGGGTGATGCGGCGGCGGTTGCCGGAGGCGGTGAAGCCGACGTCGAGTTGCCATGCCCACTGCCCGTCGCGGCCTCGCTCGAATACGCTCCCGGTGCCTTTGGCTCGTCCCATCTTCTGACCTCCCGGTCGCCGTTAGCCATTGGTTAGCCATTCACAGACTAATCCGTGACCCATCTCAGACGCGAAAACCGTTGCAATCACTGGTGTTTTGGGCACTTCCAGTATAGGCATCCTTTCACTCGTAATGAATAGGTCATCGGTTCGATTCCGATAGGCGGCTCGCGGAATGGCGCGGTTCCCGAAGGTTCGGGGCCGCGCCTTCCTCATTTCTGTTAGCCATTTGGTTAGCCATTGATGCGCGCAAAGAAGTGCCCCCGCCGCGAGGGGTCACGGTGGGGGCGTCCGATCCGGCGCGGGCGCGGCGCAATGGTGACCCCGGGCAGGCGGTGGAGGAATGCGTCGTGTGCGGTGCAACGTGGGTGCACAAGCCCGGGACCGGGCGGGCGAAGACGTGCTCGGAGTGGTGCCGGGAGGAGCTGCTTGAAGCGGCCGCCCGTCGAAGCAGTGCGGAGGTTGCGAGAGCGAAGGCGGCGCGGATGAGGGCGGCCGCGGACCTGATCGCGCGGGCCCGTGCGGTGAAGGGTGACCGGCGGATGGTCCCGGTGCTGGTGCCTCGGCTGCGGTCGGCTGGCTTGCCGTACGCCGACATCGCCGAGGTGCTGGGGGTCTCGGTCAGCACGGCGTGGCGGGTCGCGAATCGCCCACCGCCCTAACCCCCTGGACGCACGAAAAGCGCCCCGCCCTCGCATGGAGGACGGGGCGCAAACGGGGTGCGGGCCGGGGGTTAGGTGTGGGTGCGGAGCCTGGGTTTGCGGACCCCACCGATCAGACCGGACCGGTCAGCGGTCAGGACGGTCACGGTGGAGGTTGCGGTTCCGGTGCCACCGCGACCGTCGGTGGCGGTCACCGTGAAAACCAGGGTCGCCCCGGCCACCGACGCCGGCGCCCGGAAAGACGCAGACCCGTTGCCGTAGTCGGTGAGGGCCACGGTGGGGGTGCCGGAGGTTTGCGCCCACGCCAGGGTCACCAGGTCCCCGTCGATGTCCGCACCGGTCGAGGTCAGGGTCACGGTGACACCCGGTTCCACCCCGGTCATGTTTCCGCCCGTGGTGACGGTCGGCGGGTTGTTCGCGGTTGATTTGGACAGGACGATCGATGAGGACCCGGATGAGGGGGTGCCGGTGCTGAACGTCCACACCGGCCCGGCCGCGCCCCCAGATCCCCGCAGTGCGTACGCGGCGGACATGCGGGTGGTGGAGATCGTGGCCCCGGTCAGTTCGGTCCACCCGGACCCGAGAACGTCCTGCCGTGTCCCGGCGGTCGCTTCGAGGTACCCGATGCAGCCGACCACGACGTCCCCGGCGACGACGGGGGACGCTGCAGCGGCCGGGGGTGACGCGGTCGTGGAGGATGAGGTGATCGCGCCCCGCACCGCTGCCACGTTGGACCATTCGGTGAGCTCCCCCAAGAGGACGGACCCGGCCGCGGCGATGGTCACGGACGTGACCGCTGCGGCACCCACACACCAGTAGTGAGTGACCCGCCGCTGCGACGTCGATTCCTGGGAGGCTTGGGTGTCGGCGTTCGCTGAGGTCACCCAGGTGTTCCCGGCGGTGTCGGTGACGGACGTGACGGACCCGCCTTGGTGCAGGATCGCCAGGACCAGGGCGCGGCCCGCCGTCGTGGATTTGGTGATGGTCAGCGACGCCGTCCCGGACGTGGCGGTCGTGTCGGACATCAGCACAATGTCGGAGGTGGACACCGTCACTGACTGGGTGGTGCTGGCGGTGCCTCCGGCGGAGTTGGTGACCGTCAGTTTCACGGTGTAGGTGCCGGGCGATGCGTACGTGTGGGACGCGGTGGACCCGGTGCCGTGGGTGGTGGAGTCTCCCCAGTCCCAGTCGTATCCGCTGATGGTGCCGGTCCCGGCGGTGGAGGCGGTGCCGTCCACCGACAGGGCCAGGTTCGTCGCGGTCTTCGTGAAGGACGCGACCGGTGGGGTGACGTACTCGTAGAAAGCGACCGATGAGGACCCGGTGGTGCCCGAGGTCATGGTCCATTGGGGTCCGGCTTGCCCGGCAGCGGTCAGGGTCCGGTACGCACCCGACAGTCGCGTCGTGGAGATGTTGGTGCCGGTGAGTTCGGTGTAACCGGAGCCGAGGGTGTCCAGGCGTGTCCCGGCCGTGGTTTGTGCGTACCCCATGCACCCCACGAGCAGGTCCCCGACGGCAGTGCCGGACGGTGTCGCTGCAGGGTGGTGGTGGTGGACCCCGCAGCGGTGGCCACGGAGCGCAGGGTCACCGCGCCGCCGCTGTGGGAGTACTCGGACAGGATCACCACGAACGGCGCGGTGCCGGCGATGGTCACGGTGATGGAGGCGGTGGTCAGCGCGGACAGGCACCAGTAGTGCTGCACCCGCCGCTGCGACGTCGAGGAGTTGATCGTTTGGGTGTCGCCGTTGCTGTCGGTGGCCCACGTGTTGGAGGCGGTGTCGGTGACGGTGCTGATCGCGCCGCCCTGGTGCAGGATCGATGCCACCAGCAGGTTCCCGGCGGTGACGGATCGGGTGATGGTGACCGATGACCCGGACGACGCGGTGGCCGTGGTCGAACCAACGAAGCTGAAGCTCACGATGCCACCCACAATTTCAAGTTGTCGACGGTGACGTACCCGTCAGCGGAGTCGGCCCAGGCGGAGTCGTTGCCGCCGCGGAAGAAGTGCCACCACAGGGTGGAAATTTTCACCGAGTCAGTCAGTCGCCATTTGCGGTTGGTGACTTCGAGGACTTTGGTTCCGTTGACGGTGAATTGCGCGATGCCGTCACTGTTGGCGGTGCCCGAGGTGATGGTGTTGAGCTTCACCCGGTGCCGCACCTTGTACGTCGGTCCCGCGGTGAGGGTGACGTTGGTTTGGCCGTTGAT is part of the Branchiibius hedensis genome and harbors:
- a CDS encoding helix-turn-helix domain-containing protein, encoding MRAAADLIARARAVKGDRRMVPVLVPRLRSAGLPYADIAEVLGVSVSTAWRVANRPPP
- a CDS encoding tyrosine-type recombinase/integrase, whose amino-acid sequence is MGRAKGTGSVFERGRDGQWAWQLDVGFTASGNRRRITQGGYPTKKAAQTALSKKLREVAANGVPAITGRTTVKRWSEQWLAAYAKHVRPATYRAASSAVHQHIITTIGGKQLGALLPTDVRAVHRSALRDGNSTSTALRTHAVLTTMLKAAKAEGHTVPENVFAVRRPTKAVSDRDAIPLEDALRLLEAARTGPDAARWVAALLQGMRKGEIYGLTWDAVDLDRGLIDISWQLQALTYADRSAGTFQVPDGYEVRHLTGATHLVRPKTTSGQRIVPLVPWMRAALAEWEQVAPANPWNLVWTENGQRPMRDKTNTQAWHGLQATAGVIHPAGRPYTLHEARHTAATLLMQAGIDPEVIKAIMGHSSIVTSRGYMHVNTEMARAALSAVAATLGLNESVPPHLLEQAGGMAHSNKE
- a CDS encoding PKD domain-containing protein translates to MGYAQTTAGTRLDTLGSGYTELTGTNISTTRLSGAYRTLTAAGQAGPQWTMTSGTTGSSSVAFYEYVTPPVASFTKTATNLALSVDGTASTAGTGTISGYDWDWGDSTTHGTGSTASHTYASPGTYTVKLTVTNSAGGTASTTQSVTVSTSDIVLMSDTTATSGTASLTITKSTTAGRALVLAILHQGGSVTSVTDTAGNTWVTSANADTQASQESTSQRRVTHYWCVGAAAVTSVTIAAAGSVLLGELTEWSNVAAVRGAITSSSTTASPPAAAASPVVAGDVVVGCIGYLEATAGTRQDVLGSGWTELTGATISTTRMSAAYALRGSGGAAGPVWTFSTGTPSSGSSSIVLSKSTANNPPTVTTGGNMTGVEPGVTVTLTSTGADIDGDLVTLAWAQTSGTPTVALTDYGNGSASFRAPASVAGATLVFTVTATDGRGGTGTATSTVTVLTADRSGLIGGVRKPRLRTHT
- a CDS encoding HNH endonuclease signature motif containing protein, translated to MTDTTCKQDGCERPTIARGLCTKHYDRARNVGDIEFGPRTRGRAGLTHAEIFAVTPKCVTSTGCIEWDGHRSQYQYGIIQSKSFGNRGAHRVAMDMALGERVPDELHVCHRCDNPPCVNPEHLFLGDDLVNVADMIDKGRHAHGERGGGSKLREDQVVEIINRYAAGGIGRPALAREYGVSPACIQKITEGKMWRHLPRPARPQNAPSA